Within the Drosophila miranda strain MSH22 chromosome Y unlocalized genomic scaffold, D.miranda_PacBio2.1 Contig_Y2_pilon, whole genome shotgun sequence genome, the region ATCAACAACCACGAGCATACCGACCTTCAGGAGTACATTGGCACCTATGCGGCCGATCTGGAGGGCAAGCTCACTTTCCAGGAGGGTGTCCTCGTGCAGGCCATGCGTCAGGGTTACTGGATCATCTTGGACGAACTGAATCTGGCCTCCACCGACATTCTGGAAGCGCTCAATCGCGTGCTGGACGACAATCGAGAGCTTTACATTGCCGAGACGCAGACACTAGTGAAAGCACATCCGAATTTTATCAATCGCTATAAAGAAATTTACCGGTCTAGTACACGGCTACATAGCACAGTTAGTCTAGTCGCAGCAGGCAGTTGCCGAGTCGAGAAATATATTTGCTTCAGATTGTAGTACTGACTAAACATGATTAAAATGCGGTGTCTGGCAGCTGCCATGCTAATTTTCGGCTACATTGCCACTACATCAGCCGCCGAGAGTGATGTCCTGGACCTAGGGGACGACAACTTCGCATCCACACTGAAGCAGCAGGAGACGACATTGGTTATGTTCTATGCTCCCTGGtaagtgcgtgtgtgtggtgtgaggGGAGCGGGCGTGGCAGGTCGGGAGTGCGATTACCTTAATCAGCTTGTTGCGTCtgctttttaattaaattgcgCTGCGAAGAATCGAATTAAAAGTACACGTCAGCGTTAAGAAGAGGGTCGAaacagaagaaaaaaaaaaatcggCGACTACAAAGTCGTTATCCGAGCGGCCATTTTAAGAGACGTAGGGTAGAGGGCAGGCAGCTTCAACCAGCTAATGTGTCAATACAGCTATCTCTTTGTTCGCATATGAGTGTGAGTAGATTATTAGGAGAAAACTTCAAAGCTATCATTTCCAGATACGAGTGCATACGGTTTTTGTATGTGGGCTTGCCGGCCGGTGGCCGATTTCCATCTCCCCGGAGAGCAGTGAAAGAGTTTTTAAATTACATTTAATCCCCGCATCGTTGGGCTTATCAGCTCTGGAACATAAGCAGTTTAATTAGACGTTGTTAGCAATAAGAGTGCATGATAAGGCAACCCAACTGATAAGTATACGCACCCCATGCTATAATTACAAACTATTCGACTTTTTGGGTAACATGTCTTCCTGTTGTCGTGATAAAAATGATGAACTAGCTAAATTTGTTCGAGAAAAGACTGTGACGTGTCCTAATAGACTTTTTCTGTTCTTATAGGTGCGGCCACTGCAAGCGCCTCAAGCCTGAGTATGCCAAGGCGGCTGAGCTCGTCAAGGATGATGATCCAACAATTAAGCTGGCCAAGGTTGACTGTACCGAGGCTGGCAAGGAGACCTGCAGCAAGTACTCAGTGAGCGGCTATCCCATACTGAAAATATTCCGTCAGGATGAAGTGTCGCAGGACTACAGCGGACCACGTGAGGCCATCGGCATTGCTAAATACATGCGCGCTCAAGTTGGACCTCCCTCTAAGAATGTGCGCTCTGTGGAGGAGCTCGCCAAGTTCCTGGACACCAAGGAGACCTCAATCTTTGGTAGCTTTGAAGACATTGACTCCAAGCTGGCGAAGATCTTCCTCAAGTTTGCCGACAAGAACCGCGAGAAGTATCGCTTTGGCCACAGCAGCGACGAGGAGGTGTTGAAGAAGAATGGTGAAACGTAAATGATGCCATGTCAAGACTGAAAATGCGTTTATTATACTTTATACAATTTGTTACGCCTCCGGCAATAAAAAATAGCTTTTAAGTTTTGTCCCTTGTCACAAATAACCAAAGTATTCGATGGCTCTTGTCTTCCGTACAGCGATAAGATTGTGCTAATCCGTGCTCCACATTTGAGCAACAAGTTTGAGGCTTCCACAGTCAAGTTTGAGGGAAGCGCTGAGTCCGACCTGACCACCTTCATCAAGGAGAATTAGTAAGTGATCTCTTTTCTATATCCTCCCCAAGCACACTCTTAATTTACGTTCGTTCAATCTCTGCAGCCATGGCTTGGTTGGTCATCGTACCCAGGACACTTCGCGGGACTTCTAGAACCCCCTGATCAGCGCCTACTACAGCGTCGACTACCAGAAGAATCCCAAGGGCACCAACTACTGGCGCAACCGTGTCCTCAAGGTGGCCAAGGAATTTGCCGGCCAAATTAGCTTTGCCATCAGCTCCAAGGACGACTTCCAGCACGAATTGAACGAATACGGCTACGATTTTGTTGGTGACAAGCCCATCGTTTTGGCCCGTGATGCGAAGAATCTCAAGTACTCTCTGAAGGACGAGTTCTCCGTGGAGAACCTACAAGATTTTGTTGAGAAGCTGCTGGCCGACGAACTGGAGCCATATGTCAAGAGCGAGCCCGTCCCAGAGTCGAAAGATACTCCGGTCAAGGTGGCTGTAGCTAAGAACTTTGACGATCTGCTGATCAACAACGGCAAGGACAAGCTCATTGAGTTCTACGCCCCATGGTGCGGCCACTGCAAGAAGCTGACTCCCATCTACGAGGAGCTGGCCGAGAAACTGCAAGACGAGGATGTGGTCATTGTCAAAATGGATGCCACGGCCAACGATGTGCCACCAGAGTTCAATGTGCGTGGATTCCCCACACTCTTCTGGCTCCCCAAGGACTCGAAGAATAAGCCCGTAAGCTACAACGGGGGTCGCGAGGTCGATGATTTCATCAAATACATTGCCAAGGAGGCGACCACAGAACTGAAGAGCTTCGACCGTGACGGAAGGCCCAAGAAGACCGAGCTCTAAGCTCCAGGCTCTAATCTTAACTCTTACTGCTAACTGCGTCGTTAATGTGGTGTAGTGGCGGTGTAACTAGCATTTCCATATTTTTGTAAAAGTCGAATGCATTCTCTTCAAATTCTTGATGGGataaaaattgtattaaatTATATATAGTAGTGATGATGATAACGCAGATGAACACAAACCCAACCCCATGAAGATGTCACAATAAACTTAAAACTTC harbors:
- the LOC117192431 gene encoding protein disulfide-isomerase A3-like — protein: MIKMRCLAAAMLIFGYIATTSAAESDVLDLGDDNFASTLKQQETTLVMFYAPWCGHCKRLKPEYAKAAELVKDDDPTIKLAKVDCTEAGKETCSKYSVSGYPILKIFRQDEVSQDYSGPREAIGIAKYMRAQVGPPSKNVRSVEELAKFLDTKETSIFGSFEDIDSKLAKIFLKFADKNREKYRFGHSSDEEVLKKNGETDKIVLIRAPHLSNKFEASTVKFEGSAESDLTTFIKENYHGLVGHRTQDTSRDF